A single Tachypleus tridentatus isolate NWPU-2018 chromosome 9, ASM421037v1, whole genome shotgun sequence DNA region contains:
- the LOC143226522 gene encoding 5-hydroxytryptamine receptor 4-like — MSQQITEGGRGFASSVAAATFTVTITCLSLLGNVAVIVAARTDNELRLHVSNLLIVNLAVTDLLTSLMVTIPSITTLVYDRWILGDALCKLHCILNYCFIIVSILSLSMITIDRAVAVKHPLRYVQIMTTCRIGFMIGYAWLQGLAFSIIPCVYNWIHFDYWEAVCAIKWEVNLAIIAYVIIAFLCCFIAPAGTIVFYNTTILRSAQKVKHSIILPKILQTETAKIPERIRGAPGSNDRCQSVRLAHQKIVRSILVVTFVFFLCMTPFCLTKLLKVLLGAEALPKWTNLFSTIIQFTASATNPFIYAIFRRDFRYALKQLPRRLFGL, encoded by the exons ATGAGCCAACAGATCACAGAGGGCGGCCGGGGCTTCGCTTCTTCTGTCGCGGCAGCAACTTTCACTGTTACCATAACCTGTCTTTCCCTACTGGGTAATGTTGCTGTTATCGTCGCAGCAAGAACAGACAATGAACTAAGACTTCAT GTTTCCAATCTGCTGATAGTAAACCTAGCAGTAACAGATCTTCTAACAAGCCTCATGGTGACGATTCCTAGTATAACGACGTTAGTTTACGACAGATGGATACTGGGAGACGCCCTCTGTAAGCTCCACTGCATCTTGAACTACTGTTTCATCATCGTCTCTATATTAAGCCTTTCAATGATCACAATAGATCGAGCCGTGGCTGTGAAACACCCTCTTCGTTACGTCCAAATCATGACAACCTGCCGAATTGGGTTTATGATTGGTTATGCATGGCTACAAGGTTTAGCCTTTTCTATCATCCCGTGTGTGTATAACTGGATTCACTTTGACTACTGGGAAGCGGTGTGCGCCATTAAATGGGAAGTCAATTTAGCCATTATAGCTTACGTAATCATTGCTTTTCTGTGCTGTTTTATCGCACCAGCGGGAACCATAGTGTTCTACAACACGACCATACTTCGGTCGGCTCAAAAGGTAAAACATAGCATCATTCTACCGAAAATTTTACAAACCGAAACGGCGAAGATACCTGAACGAATAAGAGGGGCTCCAGGTTCTAACGACAGATGTCAATCTGTACGGCTTGCACACCAGAAGATTGTCAGAAGCATTCTAGTAGTCACATTCGTGTTCTTCTTATGTATGACACCATTTTGTTTAACAAAACTACTGAAGGTCTTACTGGGAGCAGAAGCACTTCCCAAGTGGACAAACCTTTTTTCTACTATAATTCAATTTACTGCTTCCGCTACCAATCCTTTTATTTACGCCATCTTTCGGCGAGATTTTCGATATGCTCTCAAACAACTTCCAAGACGTTTATTTGGATTGTAG